The Microbulbifer sp. TB1203 nucleotide sequence GTTCAGGTAGAAGAGAGCAATCATGTCTTTCTCAGGATCAATGATATAGGCCGTTCCCAGCATGCCTCCCCAGGCATAGGCGGTATTCGACACTTCCGGAACCGGTTTTTTAGCATTATGGAGTTCGAATCCCAACCCGAACTGAAAATCCTCCGCGCCGGAATGCTGAGCGGGAAGGCGATTGATCTCGGTCATCAATTCCACGGTTTCCGGCTTTAAAATGCGCTTGCCATTGAACTCCCCTTTGTTGAGCAGCATCTGGCAGAACCTGGCGTAGTCCCCGATCGGGCCGTTCAGGCCGATGGCGCCTTCGCTGTAGCTCTGTTGCGTGCTCACCGTCCCCTGGCTGTAGATGTTGGTGGCCGGTTGCAATTGGCCGTCCACGGCATTGTAGGCCTTGACGAAACGATCGATTGCCTCCGGCTCGTAGTACCAGTCAGTGTCGTCCATGCCCAGCGGCTCGAGCACGGACTTTTTGACATACTCCCGCAGCGGCATTCCGGAAATGCGCTCGATCAGGTAGCCGAGCATATTGCTGCTGACGTGGTAATTCCAATCGCTGCCCGGATCGAAGCCGAGGGGGTATTTAGCCAGGGCGAGCATCTCCTCCTCGAGGTATCTGGCATGGTAATCGCCACCGCCGCTATGCTGGCCGTGGGGCGTGAAGCCAGGGGGCGCGCCGCCGAAGCCGACGGGGCGGAAGTCCGTTTGCCGGTCGGCCCTTTGAAGCTCGCCGGCCAGGCCGGCGCCGAGCCCGGACGTATGCGACATCAG carries:
- a CDS encoding serine hydrolase domain-containing protein; this encodes MKTYFIRALLLILPIALPGCSAEKSQSEVPQRFDYSAVEPRQGPPAEAVADIDQLLQSFVDEKKASSVAAFVAKGGRVLYSNAVGWKDVENGVPATVDDYYVLFSQTKAVVTVAFMTLVEQGLVSIDDPVAKYFPEIPDEVVTAIHEDGTYETRPAATPLTFVHLMSHTSGLGAGLAGELQRADRQTDFRPVGFGGAPPGFTPHGQHSGGGDYHARYLEEEMLALAKYPLGFDPGSDWNYHVSSNMLGYLIERISGMPLREYVKKSVLEPLGMDDTDWYYEPEAIDRFVKAYNAVDGQLQPATNIYSQGTVSTQQSYSEGAIGLNGPIGDYARFCQMLLNKGEFNGKRILKPETVELMTEINRLPAQHSGAEDFQFGLGFELHNAKKPVPEVSNTAYAWGGMLGTAYIIDPEKDMIALFYLNMFRHDPLYPLFLSKAYQLVDGSGPG